The following proteins are encoded in a genomic region of Arachis ipaensis cultivar K30076 chromosome B02, Araip1.1, whole genome shotgun sequence:
- the LOC107625508 gene encoding uncharacterized protein LOC107625508 isoform X2: MGVYTPGMNLVFDDICGKEQFSPRRFNCCLRNRQLEDPHFIRFHLFVQNMRDQLNLEDDKDNDGSSNNAMEDMDANQNERNVDQAPNLSYEDIDDDFELTLWT, encoded by the exons ATGGGAGTATACACTCCAG GTATGAATTTGGTTTTTGATGACATTTGTGGCAAGGAACAGTTTAGTCCCAGAAGATTCAATTGTTGCCTTAG GAACAGGCAACTAGAGGATCCTCATTTCATTAGGTTCCACTTATTCGTTCAAAACATGAGAG ATCAATTAAATTTGGAAGATGACAAAGATAATGATGGATCTAGTAACAACGCTATGGAAGATATGGATGCAAATCAAAATGAGAGAAATGTTGATCAAGCTCCAAATTTGTCCTATGAAGATATTGATGACGACTTTGAGCTCACTCTTTGGACTTGA
- the LOC107625508 gene encoding uncharacterized protein LOC107625508 isoform X1, producing the protein MRKQNYDPICLDAFDDYSDWILKDFPSFLTPEVVDALRNDLANMFIQPTLDDLDQLNLEDDKDNDGSSNNAMEDMDANQNERNVDQAPNLSYEDIDDDFELTLWT; encoded by the exons ATGAGAAAGCAAAACTATGATCCAATTTGTCTTGATGCATTTGATGACTATTCGGATTGGATATTGAAAGATTTTCCGTCGTTTTTAACTCCTGAAGTGGTTGATGCTCTACGAAATGATTTGGCAAATATGTTCATTCAACCAACTTTAGATGATCTTG ATCAATTAAATTTGGAAGATGACAAAGATAATGATGGATCTAGTAACAACGCTATGGAAGATATGGATGCAAATCAAAATGAGAGAAATGTTGATCAAGCTCCAAATTTGTCCTATGAAGATATTGATGACGACTTTGAGCTCACTCTTTGGACTTGA